A section of the Streptomyces xinghaiensis S187 genome encodes:
- a CDS encoding chorismate mutase yields the protein MNTDLSKKSGTDSTTDSGTNPATGPAADARVPAQAAAPDTGARTDEAAALIAGARERIDDLDARIIGLVRERMAVSAAIQEARITSGGRRVNLSREMEVLHHYREQLGKPGTALAMTLLDLCRGRV from the coding sequence ATGAACACGGACCTGAGCAAGAAGAGCGGCACGGACAGCACCACGGACAGCGGTACGAACCCGGCCACCGGTCCCGCGGCGGACGCGCGGGTGCCCGCGCAGGCCGCCGCCCCCGACACGGGCGCCCGCACCGACGAGGCCGCGGCCCTCATCGCCGGGGCCCGCGAGCGGATCGACGATCTGGACGCCCGGATCATCGGCCTGGTGCGGGAGCGGATGGCCGTCTCGGCCGCCATCCAGGAGGCCAGGATCACCTCCGGCGGGCGCCGGGTGAACCTCTCCCGCGAGATGGAGGTGCTCCACCACTACCGCGAGCAGCTCGGCAAGCCGGGCACCGCGCTGGCGATGACCCTCCTGGATCTCTGCCGCGGGCGGGTCTGA
- a CDS encoding Uma2 family endonuclease codes for MEASEASRPGAEPPWRHTRPKPPPGGYTADDLDRLPGLPPHTELIDGSLVFRSPQTVFHTRTLRLLEHSLLRTAPEDMEVLREMTIVLDDRQRPEPDVMVTRADADTGPDQTAYRPQDVLLAVEVVSDDSRARDRETKPLKYAKACIPHFWRVESDNGRPVVYVYERDPATGAYVATGIHHNRLKLSVPFTIDIDLTGTARP; via the coding sequence ATGGAAGCGTCAGAAGCGTCACGGCCCGGCGCCGAACCACCGTGGCGGCACACCCGGCCGAAGCCGCCGCCGGGTGGCTACACCGCCGACGACCTGGACCGGCTCCCCGGCCTGCCTCCGCACACGGAGCTGATCGACGGAAGCCTTGTCTTCCGGAGCCCGCAGACGGTTTTCCACACGCGGACTCTGCGCCTGCTGGAGCACAGCCTGCTGCGCACCGCGCCCGAGGACATGGAGGTCCTCAGGGAGATGACCATCGTCCTGGACGACCGGCAACGGCCGGAGCCCGATGTGATGGTCACCCGCGCCGACGCCGACACGGGCCCGGACCAGACGGCTTACCGTCCGCAGGACGTGCTCCTCGCCGTCGAGGTGGTCTCCGACGACTCCCGGGCGCGGGACCGGGAGACCAAGCCGCTGAAGTACGCCAAGGCGTGCATCCCGCACTTCTGGCGGGTGGAGAGCGACAACGGCCGTCCCGTGGTCTATGTCTACGAGCGCGACCCGGCCACCGGCGCCTATGTGGCGACCGGCATTCACCACAACCGGCTGAAGCTGTCCGTTCCGTTCACCATCGACATCGATCTGACCGGGACCGCCCGCCCCTGA
- a CDS encoding DoxX family protein, with amino-acid sequence MAHGLHRAHTPEPAGARATAARYALLPLRIFLGVTFVYAGIDKLTDPAFIADSGAGSIGQLMNSVRDASAIPALVDLALRDPTLFGYAIAGGEIAVGLGTLFGLLARLAAFGGALISLSLWLTVSWQSDPYYYGNDLAYLMAWLPLVLAGAPYLSLDSAIANRRARHGQQLYG; translated from the coding sequence ATGGCGCACGGGCTCCACCGGGCACATACGCCGGAGCCGGCGGGAGCACGGGCCACCGCGGCCCGCTACGCCCTGCTCCCGCTCCGCATCTTCCTCGGCGTCACCTTCGTCTACGCGGGCATCGACAAGCTCACCGACCCGGCCTTCATCGCCGACTCCGGAGCCGGATCGATCGGCCAGCTCATGAACTCCGTGCGGGACGCCTCCGCCATCCCGGCGCTGGTGGATCTCGCTCTCCGCGACCCCACGCTCTTCGGCTACGCCATCGCCGGCGGGGAGATCGCCGTCGGTCTCGGCACGCTGTTCGGGCTCCTCGCCCGGCTCGCGGCCTTCGGCGGCGCGCTGATCTCCCTGAGCCTCTGGCTGACCGTCAGCTGGCAGAGCGACCCCTACTACTACGGCAACGACCTGGCCTATCTGATGGCCTGGCTGCCGCTGGTGCTGGCGGGCGCCCCGTATCTGTCACTGGACTCGGCCATCGCCAACCGCCGCGCCCGCCACGGACAGCAGCTCTACGGCTGA
- a CDS encoding ATP-binding protein: MTAAAPRAGTPGAGSYPAPAPGPDVPDEPPVRKLYRSAEGRMLGGVARGLAGHLGLPVSWVRIFFVALFMVEGLGALLYAAFWFVVPLGVGGVEAPRGAGGGPAAARGGAGAATEAGAEAAAGPDGRRRLLVRKPDRGQIIALLAMVVGVAVFVDNLQLGRRANAYLWPALLIGAGVVLVWRQADNARRAHWAAVTRRKRVLPLVRGAAGVLLVGVGVSAIVVMQGSARHLGTVLQASLAVLVGIALLAGPYLIRMAQDLSEERLMRIRAQERAEVAAHVHDSVLHTLTLIQRNAENAREVARLARAQERELRAWLYKPEGRGKDEEEEPDTLAEAVKATAAEVEDDHGVPVEVVCVGDCPLDEGLGAQLQAAREAMVNAAKYGGEGGAVQVYAEVEGTTVFISVRDRGPGFDLDAVPADRMGVRESIIGRMQRNGGTARLRSAPDGGTEVELEMERAA; the protein is encoded by the coding sequence ATGACCGCCGCCGCGCCCCGCGCCGGGACCCCCGGCGCGGGCAGTTACCCCGCCCCCGCCCCCGGGCCCGACGTCCCCGACGAGCCACCGGTCCGCAAGCTCTACCGCAGCGCCGAGGGCCGGATGCTCGGCGGGGTGGCCCGCGGCCTCGCCGGCCATCTCGGGCTGCCGGTGTCCTGGGTGCGCATCTTCTTCGTGGCGCTCTTCATGGTGGAAGGGCTCGGCGCACTGCTGTACGCGGCTTTCTGGTTCGTGGTGCCGCTCGGCGTCGGCGGCGTGGAGGCACCGCGCGGCGCGGGCGGGGGCCCGGCGGCGGCCAGGGGCGGAGCCGGCGCGGCGACGGAGGCGGGAGCGGAGGCCGCCGCCGGGCCGGACGGCCGGCGCCGGCTCCTCGTCCGCAAACCCGACCGGGGGCAGATCATCGCGCTCCTCGCCATGGTCGTCGGCGTGGCCGTGTTCGTGGACAACCTCCAGCTCGGCCGCCGCGCCAACGCCTACCTCTGGCCGGCCCTGCTGATCGGCGCGGGCGTCGTCCTGGTCTGGCGGCAGGCCGACAACGCGCGCCGCGCCCACTGGGCCGCCGTCACCCGCCGCAAGCGGGTGCTGCCGCTGGTGCGCGGCGCGGCCGGGGTGCTGCTCGTGGGCGTGGGCGTGAGCGCCATCGTCGTGATGCAGGGCTCGGCGCGGCACCTGGGCACGGTGCTGCAGGCGTCCCTCGCGGTGCTGGTCGGCATCGCCCTGCTCGCGGGCCCGTACCTGATCCGGATGGCGCAGGACCTGTCGGAGGAGCGGCTGATGCGCATCCGCGCGCAGGAGCGCGCCGAGGTCGCGGCCCACGTCCACGACTCGGTGCTGCACACCCTGACGCTGATCCAGCGCAACGCCGAGAACGCCCGCGAGGTCGCCCGTCTCGCGCGCGCCCAGGAGCGGGAGTTGCGGGCCTGGCTCTACAAGCCGGAGGGCCGCGGCAAGGACGAGGAGGAGGAACCGGACACCCTGGCCGAGGCGGTGAAGGCGACGGCGGCGGAGGTGGAGGACGACCACGGGGTGCCGGTCGAGGTCGTCTGCGTCGGCGACTGCCCGCTGGACGAAGGGCTGGGCGCCCAGCTCCAGGCCGCACGGGAGGCGATGGTCAACGCGGCCAAGTACGGTGGCGAGGGCGGGGCGGTGCAGGTCTACGCGGAGGTCGAGGGGACAACGGTGTTCATCTCCGTACGGGACCGGGGCCCGGGCTTCGACCTGGACGCGGTGCCGGCGGACCGGATGGGCGTCCGGGAGTCGATCATCGGCCGGATGCAGCGCAACGGCGGCACGGCGAGGC
- the guaA gene encoding glutamine-hydrolyzing GMP synthase, whose protein sequence is MPSATPASAPDADHSPDTVLVVDFGAQYAQLIARRVREARVYSEIVPHTTPVAEILARNPKAIILSGGPSSVYAEDAPDVGPELFEAGVPVFGICYGFQAMAKALGGTVARTGTREYGGTDLTVARPGSTLFEGTPAEQSVWMSHGDSVAEAPEGFTVTASTPGTPVAAFESDAKRLYGVQHHPEVMHSTHGQLVLEHFLYRGAGLSPDWTMANVVDESVAAIRERIGDKRAICGLSGGVDSAVAAALVQRAIGDRLTCVYVDHGLMRKGESEQVEKDFVAATGVKLKVVDAEERFLTALAGVSDPEQKRKIIGREFIRVFEQAASEIVAEAGEHGESVEFLVQGTLYPDVVESGGGTGTANIKSHHNVGGLPEDLQFQLVEPLRRLFKDEVRMVGQELGLPEEIVQRQPFPGPGLAIRIVGDVTKERLDLLREADAIARQELTAAGLDREIWQCPVVLLADVRSVGVQGDGRTYGHPVVLRPVSSEDAMTADWTRLPYEVLARISTRITNEVDEVNRVVLDVTSKPPGTIEWE, encoded by the coding sequence GTGCCCTCAGCGACCCCCGCTTCCGCTCCCGACGCCGACCACTCCCCGGACACGGTCCTCGTCGTCGATTTCGGTGCGCAGTACGCCCAGCTCATCGCCCGTCGCGTCCGCGAGGCCCGGGTCTACAGCGAGATCGTCCCGCACACCACGCCGGTGGCCGAGATCCTCGCCCGCAACCCCAAGGCGATCATCCTCTCCGGCGGCCCCTCCTCGGTCTACGCCGAGGACGCCCCTGACGTCGGCCCCGAGCTGTTCGAGGCCGGCGTCCCCGTCTTCGGCATCTGCTATGGCTTCCAGGCCATGGCCAAGGCGCTCGGCGGCACGGTCGCCCGCACCGGCACCCGGGAGTACGGCGGCACGGACCTCACCGTGGCCCGCCCCGGCTCCACCCTCTTCGAGGGCACCCCCGCCGAGCAGTCGGTGTGGATGTCGCACGGCGACTCGGTCGCGGAGGCCCCCGAGGGCTTCACCGTCACCGCCTCCACCCCCGGCACCCCCGTCGCCGCTTTCGAGAGCGACGCCAAGAGGCTCTATGGCGTGCAGCACCACCCCGAGGTGATGCACTCCACCCATGGCCAGCTCGTCCTGGAGCACTTCCTCTACCGGGGCGCCGGCCTCAGCCCGGACTGGACGATGGCGAACGTCGTGGACGAGTCCGTGGCCGCCATCCGCGAGCGCATCGGTGACAAGCGCGCCATCTGCGGGCTCTCCGGCGGCGTCGACTCCGCGGTCGCCGCGGCCCTCGTACAGAGGGCCATCGGGGACAGGCTCACCTGCGTCTACGTCGACCACGGCCTGATGCGCAAGGGCGAGTCGGAGCAGGTCGAGAAGGACTTCGTGGCGGCGACCGGCGTCAAGCTCAAGGTCGTGGACGCCGAGGAGCGCTTCCTCACGGCGCTGGCCGGGGTCTCCGACCCCGAGCAGAAGCGGAAGATCATCGGCCGGGAGTTCATCCGGGTCTTCGAGCAGGCCGCGTCGGAGATCGTCGCCGAGGCGGGCGAGCACGGCGAGTCCGTGGAGTTCCTGGTGCAGGGCACCCTCTACCCGGACGTCGTCGAGTCCGGCGGCGGCACCGGCACCGCCAACATCAAGTCCCACCACAATGTGGGCGGTCTCCCCGAGGACCTCCAGTTCCAGCTGGTGGAGCCGCTGCGCCGGCTCTTCAAGGACGAGGTCCGGATGGTCGGCCAGGAGCTGGGCCTCCCCGAGGAGATCGTCCAGCGCCAGCCCTTCCCGGGTCCGGGCCTGGCCATCCGCATCGTCGGCGACGTCACCAAGGAGCGGCTGGACCTGCTCCGCGAGGCCGACGCCATCGCCCGCCAGGAGCTGACCGCCGCCGGCCTGGACCGCGAGATCTGGCAGTGCCCGGTCGTGCTGCTGGCGGACGTCCGCTCGGTCGGAGTCCAGGGCGACGGCCGGACGTACGGCCACCCGGTCGTCCTCCGCCCGGTCTCCTCCGAGGACGCCATGACGGCGGACTGGACGCGCCTGCCGTACGAGGTCCTGGCGCGGATCTCCACCCGGATCACCAACGAGGTGGACGAGGTCAACCGCGTGGTCCTCGACGTGACCAGCAAGCCCCCGGGCACCATTGAGTGGGAGTGA
- a CDS encoding ABC transporter permease: MSTATSTVSTDARTGEPAPVATESLAELLVAGRRPPRPSAWSASVTFGWRAVLKIKHVPEQLFDVTAFPVMMVLMYTYLFGGALAGSTTRYLQFLLPGILVMNVVMITMYTGVSVNTDIQKGVFDRFRTLPIWRPSAMVGYLLGDMLRYAIASVVMLTLGLIMGFRPDGGVAGVLAGVALLVVFSFAFSWTWTMFGLLLRSEKSVMGVSMMVIFPLTFLSNIFVDPRTMPGWLQVFVNNSPITHLSSGVRELMAGEWPADEIAWTLGWAGVFVLVFGTVTMRLYNRK, encoded by the coding sequence ATGAGCACCGCGACGAGCACCGTGAGCACCGACGCGCGGACCGGGGAACCGGCCCCCGTCGCCACCGAGAGCCTGGCCGAACTGCTCGTCGCCGGGCGGCGGCCGCCGCGGCCCAGCGCGTGGTCCGCGTCGGTCACCTTCGGATGGCGGGCCGTACTGAAGATCAAGCACGTGCCGGAGCAGCTCTTCGATGTCACGGCGTTCCCCGTGATGATGGTGCTGATGTACACGTACCTCTTCGGAGGCGCGCTCGCCGGCTCGACCACCCGCTACCTGCAGTTCCTGCTGCCGGGCATCCTGGTGATGAACGTCGTGATGATCACGATGTACACCGGGGTGTCGGTCAACACCGACATCCAGAAGGGCGTCTTCGACCGGTTCCGCACCCTGCCGATCTGGCGCCCCTCGGCGATGGTCGGCTACCTCCTCGGCGACATGCTGCGCTACGCCATCGCCTCGGTGGTGATGCTGACCCTCGGCCTGATCATGGGCTTCCGGCCGGACGGCGGCGTGGCCGGTGTGCTCGCCGGGGTGGCGCTGCTGGTGGTCTTCTCGTTCGCCTTCTCGTGGACGTGGACGATGTTCGGCCTGCTGCTGCGCAGCGAGAAGTCGGTGATGGGCGTCAGCATGATGGTGATCTTCCCGCTGACCTTCCTCAGCAACATCTTCGTCGACCCGCGGACCATGCCGGGCTGGCTGCAGGTCTTCGTGAACAACAGCCCGATCACCCACCTGTCCTCCGGCGTGCGGGAGCTGATGGCGGGGGAGTGGCCCGCGGACGAGATCGCCTGGACCCTGGGCTGGGCCGGGGTGTTCGTCCTGGTCTTCGGGACGGTCACGATGCGGCTGTACAACCGCAAGTGA
- a CDS encoding daunorubicin resistance protein DrrA family ABC transporter ATP-binding protein — MSNSGSGPAIETSGLVKVFGETRAVDGVDLTVPTGTVYGVLGPNGAGKTTTVKVLATLLRPDGGEARVFGHDVLREADAVRGRVSLTGQYASVDEDLTGMENLILLGRLLGHGKRPARERAGQLLEAFGLAEAAGRQVKNYSGGMRRRIDIAASILNTPDLLFLDEPTTGLDPRSRNQVWDIVRAVVAQGTTVLLTTQYLDEADQLASRIAVIDHGKVIAEGTKGELKASVGAGTVHVRLRDAAQRPEAERLLTEAMAAHIQLDHDPVALTARVGTGGDGKGAAEQAAHALAELGRAGIVVDNFSLGQPSLDEVFLALTDRTDRTDRTEHTDHTGHTATGTASATGKDSKEGVPA; from the coding sequence ATGAGTAACAGCGGTTCCGGCCCGGCGATCGAGACATCGGGGCTGGTGAAGGTATTCGGGGAGACCCGCGCCGTGGACGGTGTGGACCTCACCGTCCCCACGGGCACGGTCTACGGGGTCCTCGGCCCCAACGGCGCCGGGAAGACCACCACGGTCAAGGTGCTCGCCACGCTGCTGCGCCCCGACGGCGGCGAGGCCCGCGTCTTCGGCCACGACGTGCTGCGCGAGGCGGACGCCGTCCGCGGCCGGGTGAGCCTGACCGGGCAGTACGCCTCGGTGGACGAGGACCTCACCGGCATGGAGAACCTGATCCTGCTGGGCAGGCTGCTCGGCCACGGCAAACGCCCGGCCCGGGAACGGGCCGGACAGCTCCTGGAGGCGTTCGGGCTGGCGGAGGCGGCGGGCAGGCAGGTCAAGAACTACTCGGGCGGGATGCGGCGCCGCATCGACATCGCGGCGAGCATCCTCAACACCCCCGACCTGCTCTTCCTCGACGAGCCGACGACCGGCCTGGACCCGCGCAGCCGGAACCAGGTCTGGGACATCGTGCGGGCCGTCGTCGCCCAGGGCACCACGGTGCTGCTGACCACCCAGTACCTCGACGAGGCCGACCAACTGGCCTCGCGCATCGCCGTCATCGACCACGGCAAGGTCATCGCGGAGGGCACCAAGGGCGAGCTGAAGGCGTCGGTGGGCGCCGGCACGGTGCACGTACGGCTGCGGGACGCGGCCCAGCGGCCCGAGGCCGAACGGCTGCTCACCGAGGCGATGGCCGCGCACATCCAGCTCGACCACGACCCGGTGGCCCTGACCGCCCGCGTCGGCACCGGCGGCGACGGCAAGGGCGCGGCGGAGCAGGCCGCCCACGCCCTCGCCGAGCTCGGCCGCGCCGGCATCGTCGTCGACAACTTCTCGCTGGGCCAGCCCAGTCTGGACGAGGTCTTCCTCGCCCTCACCGACCGCACCGACCGCACCGACCGCACTGAACACACCGACCACACCGGACACACCGCCACCGGTACGGCGTCCGCCACGGGCAAGGACAGCAAGGAAGGGGTCCCGGCATGA
- a CDS encoding LAETG motif-containing sortase-dependent surface protein — MRIRRVLATAAATAVIAPAALMAAPAAYANENDTTVTAAESPSPENSGTTEPAPGDEPGDAAPESGDEQPSAEEQKPAEEDTETGDDTEGETPEKDAEAEEGDKDEDKPAEPGDVSPIEPGEGEEEPEFPLFCEEVDENYTQAVTAELSGLPGKIEAGSGWHGFKLTVTNTSERELNEVAFYAEVENYEMDEDKFLSRFVQLQFKVPGTDQWVAIGDKEWAGAYFWGVDVMKAKDYVAIDLRVNINKDAPAGDGWTFGSGAFLDNVEGQECIAEGWDDYEFTVVKPGTTVPDPGEAEPKPGNEAKPGTGTGPKPQGGVEKQPVTGNLAETGSSSMLPAIAMIGGVAMVAGAGAVFVVRRRRTGDMGAAA, encoded by the coding sequence ATGAGAATTCGCCGCGTTCTGGCGACCGCCGCCGCGACGGCTGTCATAGCCCCGGCAGCGCTGATGGCGGCCCCGGCCGCGTACGCGAACGAGAACGACACCACGGTCACCGCCGCGGAGAGCCCGTCCCCCGAGAACTCCGGGACGACCGAGCCCGCGCCCGGTGACGAGCCGGGGGACGCCGCGCCCGAGTCCGGGGACGAGCAGCCCTCCGCCGAGGAGCAGAAGCCGGCCGAGGAGGACACCGAGACCGGGGACGACACCGAGGGCGAGACGCCCGAGAAGGACGCCGAGGCCGAGGAGGGGGACAAGGACGAGGACAAGCCCGCCGAGCCGGGTGACGTCTCCCCCATCGAGCCGGGCGAGGGTGAGGAAGAGCCCGAGTTCCCGCTCTTCTGCGAAGAGGTCGACGAGAACTACACCCAGGCGGTCACGGCCGAGCTGAGCGGGCTGCCGGGCAAGATCGAGGCTGGCAGCGGCTGGCACGGCTTCAAGCTGACCGTCACCAACACCTCGGAGAGGGAGCTCAACGAGGTCGCCTTCTACGCCGAGGTGGAGAACTACGAAATGGACGAGGACAAGTTCCTCAGCCGTTTCGTCCAGCTCCAGTTCAAGGTGCCGGGCACCGACCAGTGGGTGGCCATCGGTGACAAGGAGTGGGCCGGTGCCTACTTCTGGGGCGTCGACGTCATGAAGGCGAAGGACTACGTCGCCATCGACCTCCGCGTCAACATCAACAAGGACGCTCCGGCCGGTGACGGCTGGACCTTCGGCTCCGGCGCCTTCCTCGACAACGTCGAGGGCCAGGAGTGCATCGCCGAGGGCTGGGACGACTACGAGTTCACCGTCGTCAAGCCGGGCACGACCGTTCCGGACCCGGGTGAGGCCGAGCCGAAGCCCGGCAACGAGGCCAAGCCGGGTACCGGCACCGGCCCGAAGCCGCAGGGTGGTGTCGAGAAGCAGCCGGTGACCGGCAACCTCGCCGAGACCGGTTCCTCCTCCATGCTGCCGGCGATCGCCATGATCGGTGGCGTCGCCATGGTGGCCGGCGCGGGTGCGGTCTTCGTCGTCCGCCGCCGCCGGACCGGTGACATGGGCGCCGCCGCGTAA
- a CDS encoding PspC domain-containing protein, whose amino-acid sequence MSDQQPAPGPAVDAPGGAPAAPGGTARPGPAGPGGARGSTTGSTADPASGVPPVLPRLRRSRRTKTIAGVCGGLGRQFDLDPVIFRVVLTVLAMSGGVGLIAYGFAWLLIPLDGEDENELRRLLSGRVEGPALTAVLFALVGSGLLLSMLNNGSVFFFAVLLSSALAGVCSWSLRKRRVEQAGAAVDAAAAQAVADAPPETTAPPSPGGPSWWRDPFVKDGTTGPPGTGYLWGPDDGSDPGPYRAPAVPRGGRRGPSGPWTGGWTFLAAVAAAVTGTLVTWEQGPLTTSLQTGLAAALAVFGLGLAVAARYGRAGGGTVVAAVLTCGLLVGAGAVPGNVTTHWQQSTWHPGSAAEVRPVYGIGTGRGVLDLTALDLERGETVSTRASVGAGELRVLVPPDAVLELGLEIGLGDSRLPGDPQNDIDIQPGARRTVTLRPEGGLTPAGTLVLELEAGMGRVEVERAAP is encoded by the coding sequence ATGAGCGATCAGCAGCCCGCCCCGGGCCCGGCGGTGGACGCGCCGGGAGGCGCCCCGGCGGCCCCCGGCGGTACCGCGCGTCCGGGTCCGGCGGGCCCGGGAGGGGCCCGGGGATCCACCACCGGCAGCACTGCCGACCCCGCCTCCGGTGTCCCCCCGGTGCTGCCCCGGCTGCGGCGCAGCCGCCGTACGAAGACGATCGCCGGGGTCTGCGGCGGTCTCGGCCGGCAGTTCGACCTGGACCCGGTGATCTTCCGGGTCGTCCTCACCGTGCTCGCCATGTCCGGTGGCGTCGGCCTCATCGCCTACGGCTTCGCCTGGCTGCTGATCCCGCTCGACGGCGAGGACGAGAACGAGCTGCGGCGGCTGCTCTCCGGCCGTGTCGAGGGCCCGGCGCTGACGGCTGTGCTCTTCGCGCTGGTCGGTTCCGGTCTGCTGCTGTCGATGCTCAACAACGGGTCGGTGTTCTTCTTCGCCGTGCTGCTGTCGTCCGCGCTGGCCGGTGTCTGCTCGTGGTCGCTGCGGAAACGGCGCGTGGAGCAGGCGGGCGCCGCGGTGGACGCGGCGGCGGCGCAGGCCGTGGCGGACGCGCCCCCCGAGACGACGGCCCCGCCGTCCCCCGGCGGGCCGTCCTGGTGGCGCGACCCGTTCGTCAAGGACGGCACCACGGGCCCGCCGGGCACCGGCTATCTCTGGGGCCCGGACGACGGGTCGGACCCCGGTCCGTACCGGGCGCCCGCCGTTCCACGCGGTGGCCGGCGCGGTCCGTCGGGACCCTGGACCGGCGGCTGGACGTTCCTGGCGGCGGTCGCCGCCGCCGTCACCGGCACCCTCGTGACCTGGGAGCAGGGGCCGCTGACCACCAGCCTGCAGACCGGACTCGCCGCCGCCCTGGCGGTCTTCGGACTCGGGCTGGCGGTGGCCGCCCGGTACGGCCGGGCGGGCGGCGGCACGGTCGTCGCGGCGGTGCTGACCTGCGGGCTCCTGGTGGGCGCGGGCGCGGTCCCGGGCAACGTCACCACGCACTGGCAGCAGAGCACCTGGCACCCGGGCTCGGCGGCCGAGGTCCGGCCGGTGTACGGCATCGGCACGGGGCGGGGCGTACTCGACCTCACCGCGCTCGACCTGGAGCGGGGCGAGACGGTCAGCACCCGCGCGAGCGTCGGCGCGGGAGAGCTCCGCGTCCTCGTCCCGCCGGACGCCGTCCTCGAACTCGGCCTGGAGATCGGCCTCGGCGACAGCCGGCTGCCCGGCGACCCGCAGAACGACATCGACATCCAGCCGGGCGCCCGGCGGACCGTCACCCTGCGGCCGGAGGGCGGGCTCACCCCGGCCGGCACCCTCGTCCTCGAACTGGAAGCCGGCATGGGCCGGGTGGAGGTGGAACGTGCCGCCCCGTGA